In Nitrospirota bacterium, one DNA window encodes the following:
- a CDS encoding glycosyltransferase family 2 protein produces the protein MWHGKTVSVILPTYNEKGSIRQSIEDFFGSGVVDEIVVVNNNAAAGTSEEVGMTAAREVFEQKQGYGYAIRRGFQEASGEIIIISEPDGTFSGHDVRKLLAYSEDFDAVLGTRTTSVLIWKGSNMGLFLRWGNWAVAKMMEFLFNTTTLTDVGCTMRLIKKKALDKIVAKFTVGSSHFGVEMMLLIILNGINVIEIPVNYKPRVGKSSVTGSKLKAFSLGMTMIWTIVKYRWLSIFY, from the coding sequence ATGTGGCATGGAAAGACCGTATCGGTAATTTTGCCCACGTACAATGAAAAAGGGTCAATCCGGCAATCTATTGAGGATTTTTTCGGCTCCGGCGTGGTGGATGAAATAGTGGTTGTGAATAATAATGCGGCAGCGGGCACGTCTGAGGAAGTCGGAATGACAGCCGCAAGGGAAGTCTTTGAACAAAAACAGGGGTATGGATATGCCATCAGGAGGGGTTTTCAGGAAGCATCAGGGGAGATAATTATCATCAGTGAGCCTGATGGGACGTTTAGCGGGCACGATGTCAGAAAACTGTTGGCCTATTCGGAGGATTTTGATGCGGTCTTAGGTACAAGGACAACAAGTGTGCTTATATGGAAGGGCTCTAATATGGGGCTATTTTTACGATGGGGAAACTGGGCAGTTGCAAAGATGATGGAATTTCTTTTTAACACAACTACGCTTACTGATGTCGGCTGCACAATGAGGCTGATAAAAAAGAAGGCTTTAGATAAAATTGTCGCTAAATTTACGGTTGGCAGTTCTCACTTTGGGGTGGAAATGATGTTACTCATTATTCTTAACGGGATCAATGTGATCGAGATTCCCGTTAATTATAAGCCGCGGGTTGGAAAATCATCAGTGACCGGCAGTAAGCTCAAGGCATTTTCCCTTGGCATGACGATGATATGGACAATAGTGAAATACCGCTGGTTGAGTATATTTTATTAA
- a CDS encoding prepilin-type N-terminal cleavage/methylation domain-containing protein encodes MNKKGLTLIELLIVCAIIGILAAIGIPAYIGQQKSASRTEAYTNLENLRLLEEQFFAENGCYRPLAAGVCSTATSSIGAAGSTTAIRDANVPLIQAVLPRFRPATGALFSYRIEININFAGAATNPTPCFRATATGVDGTRVAGDSFMIDCNNNRNF; translated from the coding sequence ATGAATAAAAAGGGTCTTACACTGATTGAACTCCTAATTGTTTGCGCAATAATTGGCATATTGGCAGCAATTGGCATCCCGGCCTACATTGGCCAGCAGAAAAGTGCATCGAGGACCGAAGCCTATACAAATCTTGAAAACCTGCGGCTGCTGGAAGAGCAGTTTTTTGCTGAAAACGGCTGCTACCGACCCTTGGCTGCAGGGGTCTGCTCTACCGCCACCAGCAGTATTGGTGCTGCCGGTTCAACGACGGCGATACGCGATGCAAATGTGCCTCTTATTCAGGCAGTGCTGCCCCGTTTTCGGCCGGCGACTGGAGCACTCTTCAGTTATAGAATAGAGATAAATATTAATTTTGCTGGTGCGGCCACAAACCCAACCCCATGTTTCCGGGCAACGGCCACAGGAGTAGACGGGACAAGAGTTGCAGGAGACAGTTTTATGATTGATTGCAATAATAACAGAAACTTTTAG
- a CDS encoding methyltransferase domain-containing protein, with protein sequence MNHFDSVAECYDKVLPAHVEEHYFRKRMRFLSGLLGSGRILDVCSGTGRISEGLIKRGFDVVSLDSSENMLSMRNGINGYQPVKGLSYDLPFDNEVFDLAVCVAALHHVAEKEKVRQTIEEMKRVVKKGGYIVLWDHNPLNPYWRIIMKRVPQDTGEERLIPQTEMTGPFESGGYRWAIYKKGFIPDFAPKWLMGFFRLIEKCVEAMPGLNLLAAHNVVVARKE encoded by the coding sequence ATGAACCATTTCGATTCAGTTGCAGAATGTTATGATAAGGTCCTCCCCGCCCACGTCGAGGAACACTACTTTAGAAAAAGGATGCGCTTTCTTTCCGGCCTTCTGGGGAGCGGCAGGATACTGGATGTCTGTTCCGGCACCGGCAGGATATCAGAGGGTCTGATAAAAAGAGGTTTTGACGTGGTCAGTCTGGACAGCTCAGAAAATATGCTCTCCATGAGAAATGGTATCAACGGGTATCAGCCTGTCAAAGGGCTCTCTTACGACTTGCCTTTTGACAACGAGGTGTTTGATCTGGCTGTCTGTGTGGCTGCGCTCCATCATGTGGCTGAAAAAGAGAAGGTAAGGCAGACGATTGAAGAGATGAAACGCGTGGTTAAGAAGGGGGGATATATTGTTCTTTGGGACCACAACCCACTGAACCCCTACTGGAGGATTATCATGAAGAGGGTGCCCCAGGACACTGGTGAGGAGCGTCTGATTCCCCAGACAGAGATGACCGGACCGTTTGAGAGCGGGGGGTATCGTTGGGCGATATATAAAAAAGGATTTATCCCCGATTTTGCACCAAAATGGTTAATGGGTTTTTTCAGGCTGATCGAGAAGTGTGTTGAAGCAATGCCGGGACTTAATCTGCTGGCTGCTCATAATGTCGTGGTTGCGAGGAAGGAATAG